One genomic segment of Polynucleobacter sp. MWH-UH2A includes these proteins:
- a CDS encoding metal-dependent hydrolase, protein MIGSNSLKQALAIALAIPLLFVTGHSAFAQSAPSAQGKTELLWFGQAGFRIKTPEGKMILIDPWITGGPKTPPQYKNDLAAIGPIDVVLVTHAHVDHIGDAPTVAKSNNVKLYGPADMVTPLITLGILPADLGWRFNKTGRVTPLPGVKVTAVQAEHSSLLVWKNPATDKMESHPAGEPVGYIIELENGFKIWHMGDTGLFSDMKFISEHYKPDLVLIPIGGNFTMAPDDAAYALKTWVKPKMVIPMHYNSNPMTKGTLAEFQAAMKGSNIKIIPMTEGETVQF, encoded by the coding sequence ATGATAGGAAGTAATTCACTTAAACAAGCTTTGGCTATCGCATTGGCGATCCCCTTATTGTTTGTTACTGGACATTCTGCCTTTGCTCAGAGTGCCCCTAGTGCACAAGGCAAAACAGAGTTGTTGTGGTTTGGCCAGGCAGGTTTTCGGATTAAGACACCCGAAGGTAAGATGATTTTGATTGACCCTTGGATTACTGGCGGACCTAAAACACCTCCGCAGTATAAGAATGATCTTGCTGCCATTGGACCAATTGATGTTGTGCTGGTTACCCATGCGCACGTCGATCATATTGGTGATGCACCGACTGTTGCCAAATCGAATAATGTGAAGTTGTATGGCCCAGCAGATATGGTGACTCCATTAATTACTTTGGGTATCTTGCCTGCTGATCTAGGTTGGCGTTTCAACAAGACCGGGCGAGTGACTCCATTGCCGGGTGTTAAGGTAACTGCAGTGCAAGCAGAGCACTCTTCTTTGTTAGTTTGGAAAAATCCTGCAACCGACAAAATGGAATCGCATCCTGCTGGTGAGCCAGTGGGCTACATCATTGAGTTAGAGAATGGCTTCAAGATTTGGCATATGGGTGATACCGGTTTGTTTAGTGATATGAAATTCATTAGCGAACACTACAAACCAGATTTGGTGCTGATTCCGATCGGCGGCAATTTCACGATGGCGCCAGATGATGCAGCATATGCTTTAAAAACTTGGGTGAAGCCCAAAATGGTGATACCAATGCACTACAACTCCAATCCAATGACAAAGGGCACGTTGGCCGAGTTCCAGGCTGCAATGAAGGGGAGCAATATCAAAATCATTCCCATGACCGAGGGAGAGACAGTGCAGTTTTAG